CACAAGACCAGAATATTACAGTTCCAACTTCCAACACGCAAAGTTTGATCAAATGAATGAGCACAAACACAATACGGCCAAGTTATCAGAGATTCGAGTCAAATAGAGACAAAAAGTTCCACAATATATCATGTTAAAACTCATATTTACATTACCATATCACACTAGCAGCGCGCAGAGGCGCCGGCGATTTTGAGCAGAAAATCTGAAGACGAAAGAACTGAAGAAATACCAAGAGCGTACAAAAGAACTGTGCTGCTGCATATCTTATCCTCCCAACCATCTAGAAATCGAAGCCACCGCCGTCGTCGAACCCGCCGTCGTAGCCGCCGTCGTACCCTCCGGCGGAGTCGGAGATCATGTCGCCGATGAGGAGCCCGCCGAGCGCGCCTCCGAGGAGCCCCGCGCCGAGGCCCATCCCCATGCCGCTCTTCTTCGGCGGCTTCACGGCCTGCTGCTGGTACCCGTACCCGGCCGGCTGCTGCGGCGGGTAGCCGTAGCCGCCGTACCCTCCTTGCGGAGGCGGGGGCGGGTAGCCGTACCCGGCCGGCTGCTGCGGTGGGTACCCGTAGCCGTACTGCGGGGGCGGGGCGCCGTAGGGAGCGCCGGTGCTGGGTCCCGCGGCGGCCGCTGGGTAGGCCGTCACTGGCTCGCCTGCCTTCGCCGGCTTTCCTGACGGACCAGCGGGTGGGTAGCCGGCGGGTGCGGGGTAGGCGGTGAATGGCTCGCCCGTCTTTCCGGCAGGTGGGTAGCCGGAGGGAGGTGGGTAGGCACCAGCGGTTGCTGCCCCGTCGGCCTTCGCCGCCTGCGGGTACGCGGACTGCGGCGGGTATGCGTTACCTGGCGGCGGGTAGGCAGACGGAGCCCCGTAGGCGTCGGCCTTGCCGGCCGGAGGATACGCGCCCTGCGGCGGGTAGGCGGCGGCCGGGGGAGGCTGCGCGTACGCGGCCTGGGCACCACCGTAGGCGCCACCGGCCTGGCCCTGTGTCACCTCCCCGAGCTTGTACGAGAAGTTGAGGACCCCCTGGGGCTTCCCGGACCCGATCTTGCGGACCTGGTAGGCCACAAACTTGACCGGCACGGGGCCGTCGGGCGCGCCGGAGAGCAGCTCGGAGAGCGGGATGTGGACCTCGCCGACGTCGCGGTCGCCGAGGGCGCGCTCGGCGCGGAGCAGCACGTGGACGGACCCCGCGGCGCTGGCGGGGACGGTGAAGCGGACCGTGGCGTTCCAGGTCGGGTTGCGGCCGCCGGAGCGGTCGGTGGCGACGCGCTGGCGGGAGCGCGGGTCGCCGGAGAGGGAGACGACGGCGTACACCTCCATGGCCGAGAAGAGGTTCACGTCCTTGAGGTCCTTGCCCGATATCAGGGTCA
The Aegilops tauschii subsp. strangulata cultivar AL8/78 chromosome 3, Aet v6.0, whole genome shotgun sequence genome window above contains:
- the LOC109782277 gene encoding uncharacterized protein, which codes for MAQRALELTLISGKDLKDVNLFSAMEVYAVVSLSGDPRSRQRVATDRSGGRNPTWNATVRFTVPASAAGSVHVLLRAERALGDRDVGEVHIPLSELLSGAPDGPVPVKFVAYQVRKIGSGKPQGVLNFSYKLGEVTQGQAGGAYGGAQAAYAQPPPAAAYPPQGAYPPAGKADAYGAPSAYPPPGNAYPPQSAYPQAAKADGAATAGAYPPPSGYPPAGKTGEPFTAYPAPAGYPPAGPSGKPAKAGEPVTAYPAAAAGPSTGAPYGAPPPQYGYGYPPQQPAGYGYPPPPPQGGYGGYGYPPQQPAGYGYQQQAVKPPKKSGMGMGLGAGLLGGALGGLLIGDMISDSAGGYDGGYDGGFDDGGGFDF